A genomic segment from Sander vitreus isolate 19-12246 chromosome 3, sanVit1, whole genome shotgun sequence encodes:
- the nmd3 gene encoding 60S ribosomal export protein NMD3, translating into MEYMQAPATSSQGNILCCTCGVPIPPNPANMCVACLRTQVDISEGIPKQVTVHFCKQCERYLQPPASWVQCALESRELLTLCLKKIKSSMTKVRLIDAGFLWTEPHSKRIKMKVTIQKEVMNGAILQQVFVVEFVIQYQMCDDCHRVEAKDFWKAVVQVRQKTVHKKTFYYLEQLILKHKLHQNALNIKEINDGIDFYYGSKQHAQKMVDFLQCTVPCRSKTSQRLISHDIHSNTYNYKSTYSMEIVPVCKDNVVCLSPRLAQSLGNMGQVCVCVRVTSTIHLIDPNTLQIAEVDGSTYWRYPFNSLCNPRQLEEFIVMDTDIIRNQKLGAGAGMRSNKHTLAEVWVQKTSEMNTSQQYHCRTFLGHLLNIGDLVLGFDFANSNVNDEYLNKMNPHHVPDVVLIKKSYDRSRRAKRRNWKLQEMEREREGMDTDDERQYQDFLEDLEEDEALRKNVNIYRDASKIPVESDTDDDGAPRVSLMEMLEELSLTDATGEEGAEMMTD; encoded by the exons ATGGAGTACATGCAAGCTCCTGCCACAAGCAGCCAGGGGAATAT CCTGTGCTGTACATGTGGCGTCCCCATTCCTCCCAACCCAGCCAACATGTGTGTAGCCTGCCTGCGTACTCAGGTAGATATCTCAGAGGGAATCCCCAAGCAAGTCACAGTGCACTTCTGCAAGCAGTGTGAAAG GTACTTGCAGCCTCCAGCCAGCTGGGTGCAGTGCGCCCTGGAGTCCAGGGAGCTGCTGACCCTTTGTCTGAAAAAAATTAAGAGCTCGATGACCAAA GTGCGTCTCATTGATGCTGGCTTCCTGTGGACAGAGCCACACTCCAAAAGGATTAAGATGAAAGTGACCATCCAGAAAGAG GTGATGAATGGCGCTATCCTACAGCAGGTGTTTGTGGTCGAGTTTGTCATCCAGTACCAGATGTGCGACGACTGCCACCGTGTGGAAGCTAAGGACTTCTGGAAGGCCGTGGTTCAAGTTAGGCAGAAG ACCGTTCATAAAAAGACATTCTACTATCTAGAGCAGCTGATTCTCAagcacaaactccaccagaatGCCCTCAACATCAAAGAAATCAATG aTGGGATTGATTTCTACTACGGCTCCAAGCAGCACGCTCAGAAGATGGTCGACTTCCTCCAGTGCACCGTGCCCTGCAG gTCAAAGACATCCCAGCGCCTCATCTCTCATGACATCCATTCAAACACGTACAACTATAAGAGCACCTACTCTATGGAGATCGTACCTGTCTGCAAG GACAACGTAGTGTGCCTTTCCCCACGGCTGGCGCAGAGTTTGGGGAACATgggtcaagtgtgtgtgtgcgtccgtgtCACCAGCACCATCCACCTCATCGATCCCAACACCCTGCAGA TTGCTGAAGTGGATGGGAGCACATATTGGCGTTACCCCTTCAATAGTCTCTGTAACCCACGGCAACTGGAGGAGTTCATCGTTATGGACACTGACATCATCAGAAACCAGAAGCTGGGAGCTGGAGCCGGCATGAGGTCCAATAAG cacACCCTGGCTGAGGTGTGGGTCCAGAAAACATCAGAGATGAACACCAGTCAGCAGTATCACTGCCGTACATTCCTGGGCCACCTGCTCAACATCGGAGACCTGGTGCTAGG ATTTGACTTTGCCAATTCCAACGTCAATGACGAGTACCTGAATAAGATGAACCCTCACCACGTTCCTGATGTG GTGCTGATCAAGAAGAGCTATGACCGCAGCAGGAGGGCAAAGCGCAGGAACTGGAAACTgcaggagatggagagagagcgagaaggCATGGACACAGATGATGAGAG ACAATACCAGGACTTCCTGGAGGACTTGGAGGAGGATGAGGCTCTGAGGAAGAATGTTAACATCTACAGAG ATGCGTCAAAGATTCCAGTGGAGAGCGACACTGATGATGACGGAGCACCACGTGTGTCCCTGATGGAGATGCTGGAGGAGCTCAGCCTAACGGATGCAACAGGAGAAGAGGGGGCCGAGATGATGACGGACTAG
- the sptssb gene encoding serine palmitoyltransferase small subunit B: MNFKNLREYLSWLYYQYLLITGIYVLEPWEKSIFNSILFSAVAMVIYTSYVFVPIHVRLALEFFSKIFGGQPGSTMALMN; encoded by the coding sequence ATGAACTTCAAGAACTTAAGGGAGTACCTGTCCTGGCTGTACTACCAGTACCTGCTCATCACTGGCATCTATGTCCTGGAGCCCTGGGAAAAGTCCATCTTCAACTCCATCCTCTTCTCCGCCGTCGCCATGGTGATCTACACCTCGTATGTCTTTGTGCCCATCCACGTGCGCCTCGCACTGGAGTTTTTCTCTAAGATCTTTGGCGGGCAGCCTGGGAGCACCATGGCACTCATGAACTAA